The Bradyrhizobium barranii subsp. barranii genome segment CACCATCGGCTTGGCGATCGCTGCGTCGTCGAGCCCCATTGCGCGCATGAAAGCGCGGTGCGGGGCCCGGTCGAGGCCGTCAGTCGAGACCCGTGATCGCAACTTCTTCATGCGCGCATCTTTTTCATGCAACGTCCGGGATGATCCGGGACGCCGCGCCCCTTGTTCGGACAATTCGCCCGTTGCCTATTCCAGCGGCGCGACGATCGTCGCGTGCTTGAACTGCATGGCATCCAGCTTCGGCAGCATTCCGGTCTCCGCGTAGATGTCCAGCATCTTCTGGATCGCGGGGAAGTTCGGCGCCGCACCTGGATCGCGGCCGAAATCGTTGTCCTTGAGCAGATAGGTCTCGAGCACCGGAATAGGCGCCTTCAGAACCTCATTCACGACCTTTAGCGTCTCTTCGCGGTTGGCCAGCGCTTTCTTCATACCTGAGGTAATGTCACGCACGTAGGCCTTCACCAAGTCGGGGTTCTTGTCGACGAAATCAGCGCGGCAGGCTTCCAGGATGTGCACGATGTTCGGCATCGCCTGCGACAATGAGAACAGCTTTCTTGTGCCACCCTTCGCCTCCGCACGTGCGGCAAAGGGCTGGTTCATGTTGACCGCGTCGACACGGCCCTGGCGCAGCGCATCTTCGGAGACGGCAAAGCCGACCTCGACCAGCTTGATGTCCTTGGCCGGATCGACGCCATTCTGCTTGAGCAACAGGTTGAAGGGGCCTTGCGTGCCACCGCCGATCACGGAAATGCCGACCGTCTTGCCCTTGAGATCGGCGATCGTCTTGATCGGCGAGTCATCCATCACCGCCCAATAGACCGAGAAACCGCCGGGCTTCTCGAAGACGTGCTGCGCCACGATGTAGGCCTTGAGATTGCCGCCGACCACACCGTTGGCCAGCGAGAGCGGCGCTTGCGTCGCGCAATCCAGCGCGCCGGCCGCCAATGCCTGCGTCATCGGCGCGGTGCCCTGAAATTGGGTCCATTCGATGTTGTAGGCCTTGCCGATATTGGGAAACTCAGCTGGCCTGCGCATCATCCAGTACTTGGATTCCTCGGCCGGGATGGTCCAGCCGACGCGAATGGTCTGCTGTGCCCATGACGGGGCTGCCCCCGCGCTCGCAGCCGCGGCCGCTCCCAAAGCCAGGATCCACTTCGAAACGGTTCGCATCGTGCCCACTCCGCTGCTCCGGCGCCGACCAGCGCCGCCCAACCCGACCACTCAAATGTTTCATGGTTCAAACAATCAGGCAAGCCATGCGAGCCGGACGGTTTCGCTGTCCGACCTGCAATGTATGGTAAGGCGGCGTTTGCGCTGCGACAGAAGGAGGCAACCTATGGCTGATGCGAGCAAGACAAACCCGCAGGGCGTCGAGAGGCTCGGCTATCTCGGCCTTGGACTGATGGGAACGCCGATGACCCGGCGCCTGCTCACAGCCGGCCATCAGGTCGCTGTCTGGAATCGTTCGGAGGGCAAGGTCGCTCCGCTCGTCGCGGCCGGCGCCAGGCGCGCAGCCACGCCCCGCGACATGTTGACGAACGCGGATATCGTCTTCATGTGCGTGACCGATGCCGCCGCCGTCGAAGAGGTAATCTTCGGACCCGAGGGTCTTGCAGCGGCTTCCGGCGCAGGCAGGCTCGTCGTCGACTTCTCGTCGATCCATCCCGACGCCGCACGCGATCTTGCAGCGAGGCTGAAAGACGCGAATGGCGCGGGCTGGATAGATGCGCCGGTGTCCGGCGGCACCAAGGGCGCAGAGGAAGGCACGCTCGCCATCATGGCCGGCGGAGAAGCTGCTGACATCGAGCGGGCACGGCCCTATGTGCTGCACATGGCACGCAGGTTCACCCACATGGGCCCGATCGGGGCTGGCCAAACCACAAAACTCTGCAACCAGGTGATCGTCGGATGCGCGATGGCCGTTCTGGCGGAAGCAACGCGCCTTGCCTCGAATGCGGGGATTGACGCAGGCCGGCTGCCCGAAGCGCTCGCCGGCGGCTTTGCGGATTCCATCCCGCTTCAGCTCTTCGTGCCGCGCATGGTCCAGGGCATCCACTCGCCGCCGCTTGGCCATATCGCGACAATGCTCAAGGATCTCGACACGGTCGCCGATGTCGCCCAGGCGACGTCAACGCCGGTGCCGATGGCGCCCCTCGCGGGACAGATATTCAGGCTGGCCAAGGCTGCACGCGGCGCCGACGCAGACGCTTTGGAAATCTACAAGCTCTCGGCAACAGACCGCTGAGCCGACGAGCGTCCTTGAATTGCCTTATCGCGACTTCTTGCGTTCATCATCAGCCAGGAACCGGCCATACCCCCCGCGCGCAAACAGCAGGGGCTCCTTGGCACTGTAGGCGTAGGCCTCGACCGCGCCGAGAAAGATCACGTGGTCACCGCCATAATAGCGATTGACCGATCGGCATTGAAAGTTGGCGACACTCTCGGCAAGGACCGGCGCGTTCCCGAGGCCCGGGGTCCAGTCGACCCCGGCGAACTTGTCTTCGGTCGATTTTGCAAATTTGTTCGCAAGCGTTTGCTGCGACGTGCCGAGTATGTGAACGGCGAAATGGCTGGCGTTCTGAAACACGGGGAGGCTTGAGGAATAGAATCCGAGGCTCCAGAGGACCAGAGGGGGATTCAAGGAGACTGACGCGAACGAATTGCAGGTGATACCATAGGGCTTACCATCAGCGGCCATGGCCGTGATGATCGTTACGCCCGTTCCGTATGTGCCTAGCGCGTTGCGAAAATCACGAGGATCGATCGGCGAACTGTCGCTGGCGAGTTCATTCGCTGGATCGGAAATGGCCGGCTGCTTCGGCAGATCATTCATCGGCCGGCCTCACAGCGTGAGATTGTCGGACGGCAGGCCCAGAGCCACCCGTCCGTAATTGGTTCCGGCCGCATCGAAGTTGAACGCAAGATGCGAGTTTATCGCGTGCGCATCGCGGAACTGCCGCTGCAACACGCCCGTCGTGAACAGACCGCGCGCTCCGCTCGCCGCAAACAGCATCGAGACCGCGTCGGTGCACAGATTCACGGAAAATGCGCCATCGCGACGATATCTGGTCTTGGTCGCCATATCAGGAATACGGCCGCGCCTTGCATCTTCCATTGCATTGACGCAGGCCGAACGCATGATCAGGCGCGCAGCGTCGATCTTGGCCGAAGCCTCCGCGATCTTGATCTGCGTGCTTTGAAAGTCGCTGAGCTTGGCGCGGTTGTAGGTCGAGATGCGATGACGCGCGACCTCCGCATAATCGTCGAGGCATGCTTGAGCGTTCCCCAGCGCGACGCCGGAGAGGACGTAAGGAAACAGCGAGAACACGGGTAGCGCATACAGCGGATTGGGATTGACCTTGCTTCCCGGCGTCGGGCCGCCGGCAAGATCGCCAACCGCGACCGTCATATAGTCGGCCACGAAAGCGTCCCTGACTTCGACATCGCAGGAGCCGGTACCGCGCAGTCCCGTGACATTCCAGGTGTCGAGCACCTTGTAGTCGACTTTCGGCAACAGGAAGATTCGGTACTCGATCCCGTCTGCTTCGTCGTCAGAATAGACAACGCTTGCAAGCATGTTCCATTCGCAGGAGCCAACGCCCGAGGAAAACGGCCAGCTGCCGTGCAACCGGTAGCCGCCCTCGACCCGCGTGGCGCGTCCGGCAGGAAAAATGAACGAGGACGCGATCAGCGCGTCCGGATCGCGGTCCCAGACCAGATCCTGCGCCTTTTGCGCGAACATGCCGAGCATCCAATGATGGCTCGCCAGGTTAGCGAGATTCCACGCCACTGATGCATCCGCCATTCCCAGCAGTTCGGCGCAGTCGACGAGAGCGACATAGTCAAGCTCGGCGCCGCCGATGCGCTTCGGCTGCAGCATGCGGAACAGGCCAGCGTCGTGGAGATCCTTCTCGGTTTCCGTCGGAAGATGCCGCAGTTCCTCCGTGCGGGCAGCCCGCTCTCGCAGCCGCGGCACGAGCGCCCGGGTCCTCGCGATCATGGCCGCATAGGCGCGTTCGCCGGCTTCCTGCCCCGTCGGCTGGCCCATGCTCGGCTCTTGACCAGGCGCCATTCGAGTCCCTCGCTTTCACATAGTTATGCGGCGGGAACTTCGCCAAATCAAGCTGGGCAGCGCTTACGTTGCGTGGTCGCCCCGCACCCCGGCTGTTCACAGGAATGCGATGTCGCGTATACCGTCTTCTCAAAGCAGCTATCCGCAAGCTTAGCGATGCCTGGCTCCATGGAGCTGACCGCTCAGGCTTAGCCTGATGTCGATGGCTTGCCTGATCCAAAGACGCCCTTCTGAGTGAATTCCGAAATCTGGCGCTCGTCGTAACCGAGCGTATCACGCAGGACGTCTTCGGTATGCTCGCCTAACAGGGGCGCAGCGACGGGATCAATCGCTCCCGTCAGGCTCATATTGATCGGAGGTTCGATATTGGGGACCCACTCTGCAGTACGGTGCGGAATCCTGTTCAGGCGATGGCGCTCGCGGGCCTCGGGCGCATTGAACCCCTCCTCGACCGTTCGGAGATAGCCGACCGGGATATTGGCCAGCTTCATCTTCGCCATCCAGTTCTCGAGGGTATCGCTCGCAAAGACCTCTGCGATGGCTGCCCGCAGGAGCTCCTTGTTCTCAGAGCGCGCTTTGCGCGACGCGAACTGCGGATCAGTGATCAAATCGGGCCGGTTCAGCACCTCGACCACCAGCCGGCGATAGAGCCGGTCGTTGGCGCAGGCCATGTAAAGCGGCCCATCGGAAGCTTCATAGACACCAACAGTGGGGGACCCGTTCGGCGAATTGCCGAACCGGCCAGGGTTTTCGCCGTTGATCAGATAGGCCATGCCGTAGAAGCCGGTCATGCCCATGGCGACGTCGAACAGGGCGACCTCGACATGCTGCCCACGGCCGAGCCGATCGCGCGCCAACAGCGCCAGCAGGATGGCGTTGCAGGCGGACATCCCCGTCGCCATGTCCACGATCGGGGGGCCGGTACGAACCGCAGGCCCGTCGGC includes the following:
- a CDS encoding ABC transporter substrate-binding protein — translated: MRTVSKWILALGAAAAASAGAAPSWAQQTIRVGWTIPAEESKYWMMRRPAEFPNIGKAYNIEWTQFQGTAPMTQALAAGALDCATQAPLSLANGVVGGNLKAYIVAQHVFEKPGGFSVYWAVMDDSPIKTIADLKGKTVGISVIGGGTQGPFNLLLKQNGVDPAKDIKLVEVGFAVSEDALRQGRVDAVNMNQPFAARAEAKGGTRKLFSLSQAMPNIVHILEACRADFVDKNPDLVKAYVRDITSGMKKALANREETLKVVNEVLKAPIPVLETYLLKDNDFGRDPGAAPNFPAIQKMLDIYAETGMLPKLDAMQFKHATIVAPLE
- a CDS encoding NAD(P)-dependent oxidoreductase, with the translated sequence MADASKTNPQGVERLGYLGLGLMGTPMTRRLLTAGHQVAVWNRSEGKVAPLVAAGARRAATPRDMLTNADIVFMCVTDAAAVEEVIFGPEGLAAASGAGRLVVDFSSIHPDAARDLAARLKDANGAGWIDAPVSGGTKGAEEGTLAIMAGGEAADIERARPYVLHMARRFTHMGPIGAGQTTKLCNQVIVGCAMAVLAEATRLASNAGIDAGRLPEALAGGFADSIPLQLFVPRMVQGIHSPPLGHIATMLKDLDTVADVAQATSTPVPMAPLAGQIFRLAKAARGADADALEIYKLSATDR
- a CDS encoding flavin reductase family protein; translated protein: MNDLPKQPAISDPANELASDSSPIDPRDFRNALGTYGTGVTIITAMAADGKPYGITCNSFASVSLNPPLVLWSLGFYSSSLPVFQNASHFAVHILGTSQQTLANKFAKSTEDKFAGVDWTPGLGNAPVLAESVANFQCRSVNRYYGGDHVIFLGAVEAYAYSAKEPLLFARGGYGRFLADDERKKSR
- a CDS encoding acyl-CoA dehydrogenase family protein: MAPGQEPSMGQPTGQEAGERAYAAMIARTRALVPRLRERAARTEELRHLPTETEKDLHDAGLFRMLQPKRIGGAELDYVALVDCAELLGMADASVAWNLANLASHHWMLGMFAQKAQDLVWDRDPDALIASSFIFPAGRATRVEGGYRLHGSWPFSSGVGSCEWNMLASVVYSDDEADGIEYRIFLLPKVDYKVLDTWNVTGLRGTGSCDVEVRDAFVADYMTVAVGDLAGGPTPGSKVNPNPLYALPVFSLFPYVLSGVALGNAQACLDDYAEVARHRISTYNRAKLSDFQSTQIKIAEASAKIDAARLIMRSACVNAMEDARRGRIPDMATKTRYRRDGAFSVNLCTDAVSMLFAASGARGLFTTGVLQRQFRDAHAINSHLAFNFDAAGTNYGRVALGLPSDNLTL
- a CDS encoding CaiB/BaiF CoA transferase family protein; this encodes MPTKPQLPERSLRATGAPTALDGLLVVDFTRVVAGPACTQTLADFGARVIKIENPDGGDDTRAYEHAEIGGESAAYLSLNRNKRGIALDLTVPQAREIALDLIRKADVVVENFSSGVMKKFGLDYEAVAPLNPRLVYCSISAYGRSGPFAARPGFDPITQAESGFMSLNGFADGPAVRTGPPIVDMATGMSACNAILLALLARDRLGRGQHVEVALFDVAMGMTGFYGMAYLINGENPGRFGNSPNGSPTVGVYEASDGPLYMACANDRLYRRLVVEVLNRPDLITDPQFASRKARSENKELLRAAIAEVFASDTLENWMAKMKLANIPVGYLRTVEEGFNAPEARERHRLNRIPHRTAEWVPNIEPPINMSLTGAIDPVAAPLLGEHTEDVLRDTLGYDERQISEFTQKGVFGSGKPSTSG